Proteins from a genomic interval of Nitrospina gracilis Nb-211:
- a CDS encoding MORN repeat-containing protein — translation MNRSTQKQQALRLWLACGVVAACLLWLAPSAFAGCISGDCSNGYGEFQYDNGDRYIGQNSNNQAHGYGKYFWANGDIYEGYWENNKKNGYGVFTWTSGEQYIGRWQNDERNGAGTNLWPTGEKYTGEWAGNKRNGYGTNIWPNREMYTGQWKENRRDGHGIYVYPDGKTLNGTWQQDSLAKAYDQD, via the coding sequence ATGAACAGATCGACCCAAAAACAACAAGCTTTACGATTGTGGCTGGCCTGCGGGGTGGTTGCCGCCTGCCTGCTCTGGCTTGCGCCGTCCGCCTTTGCGGGATGCATTTCCGGCGATTGCAGTAACGGCTATGGCGAGTTTCAGTACGACAACGGCGACCGCTACATCGGCCAGAACAGCAACAACCAGGCACACGGGTACGGCAAGTACTTCTGGGCCAACGGCGATATCTACGAAGGGTATTGGGAGAACAACAAGAAAAACGGCTACGGCGTGTTCACCTGGACTTCGGGGGAACAGTACATCGGCAGGTGGCAGAACGACGAGCGCAACGGCGCCGGCACCAACCTGTGGCCGACCGGAGAAAAGTACACCGGAGAGTGGGCCGGCAACAAGCGCAACGGGTACGGCACCAACATCTGGCCCAACCGCGAGATGTACACCGGACAGTGGAAAGAAAATCGGCGGGACGGCCACGGTATTTACGTCTATCCGGACGGCAAAACCCTGAATGGCACCTGGCAACAGGACTCGCTGGCCAAAGCCTACGATCAGGATTGA
- a CDS encoding DUF4384 domain-containing protein yields MRHHFRTTVSFLVLFGLAGCATTGTPGGGKGASAEDLAKQRKIEQMEQRTACPPEPGWVLGKGHPNFPSAKYLIGVGISAESPSGAKDTATAELAKNIKVNIQSVMKDFVSTEGTYAESAVKTVVDAALEGVERKDGYFDKCRNQYYALVVMDRELEAGKLNQRIAETESILKKHLDQGKEAEAKGELMKALSHYFEGYELAPKLVPLRSTLAVIARTAPSADAAMELSQGAFRDHATSLIRNVRLDAVSGDKQTIKSFQLPGEALVAQAYIQTDFGNTPLKGLPVRFQFEKGSGTLNESVNTNQEGQARASVVKIHDYDADQHRIAVRLDYDRLATGVNPRFKETLLAPLQHKGATFHYTIEKIEGFSGKSHAWRQGLVQLAEKVIKNVKPDTTPIVGVIQFEDTRTKKVTPFTEILVEDFKAILAQAGSLALKEITLAGDAEIDPHKVAQENQLDFYVNGSYRMERGGLQIIAKLIDVKTNTYLGSGSVLMDRGAISPEDLKVLETSPQSGSTGIKDADEEYRQELDKLVYAQPKNAEFGVRVWTNKKEFEIGDNIVFYVKAERDSYLTLFDIGSGGDATVIFPNAFHKNNFIRAGQTYQIPAPEYGFKFNIEGPAGLERVKAIATLKPGLPVNLDLAQGFHTFKRGTRQGTRDISIIADTFTNEADRSWAESHTEVFIFNRNDSYTRGIRKIPIKEDPEKPIDMIGTFGREPSR; encoded by the coding sequence ATGCGCCACCATTTCCGAACCACAGTCAGTTTCCTCGTTCTTTTCGGCCTGGCCGGTTGCGCCACCACCGGAACACCGGGCGGGGGCAAGGGCGCCAGCGCCGAAGACCTGGCCAAACAGCGGAAGATCGAGCAGATGGAACAACGCACCGCCTGCCCGCCGGAACCGGGCTGGGTGCTGGGCAAGGGCCACCCCAACTTCCCCTCGGCCAAATACCTCATCGGCGTCGGCATCTCCGCCGAAAGTCCCTCCGGCGCCAAGGACACCGCCACCGCCGAGTTGGCCAAAAACATCAAGGTCAACATTCAATCGGTGATGAAGGATTTCGTCAGCACCGAGGGCACCTATGCGGAGTCCGCCGTGAAGACCGTCGTCGATGCGGCGCTGGAGGGGGTCGAGCGCAAGGACGGTTATTTCGACAAGTGCCGCAACCAGTACTACGCGCTGGTGGTCATGGACCGGGAACTGGAGGCGGGTAAACTGAATCAGCGCATCGCGGAGACGGAATCGATCCTCAAAAAGCATCTCGACCAGGGCAAGGAGGCGGAGGCCAAGGGCGAGCTGATGAAAGCGCTGTCGCATTACTTTGAAGGCTACGAACTCGCGCCGAAGCTGGTGCCGCTCCGCAGTACGCTGGCGGTGATCGCCCGCACCGCGCCTTCGGCCGACGCGGCGATGGAACTCAGCCAGGGGGCGTTCCGCGACCACGCCACGAGCCTCATCCGCAACGTGCGGCTGGATGCGGTCTCCGGCGACAAGCAGACCATCAAATCGTTCCAACTGCCCGGCGAGGCGCTGGTGGCACAGGCTTACATTCAGACCGATTTCGGCAACACGCCGCTCAAGGGACTGCCGGTGCGCTTTCAGTTTGAAAAAGGAAGCGGCACGCTGAACGAAAGCGTGAACACCAACCAGGAGGGGCAGGCCCGCGCCTCGGTGGTGAAGATCCATGATTACGACGCCGATCAGCATCGCATCGCGGTGCGGCTGGATTACGACCGGCTGGCAACGGGGGTCAACCCGCGGTTCAAGGAAACCCTGCTGGCTCCCCTGCAGCACAAGGGCGCGACGTTCCATTACACCATCGAGAAGATCGAGGGCTTCTCCGGCAAGTCGCACGCCTGGCGGCAGGGATTGGTTCAGCTTGCCGAGAAAGTCATCAAGAACGTGAAGCCGGACACCACGCCCATCGTCGGTGTCATCCAGTTTGAGGACACGCGCACCAAAAAAGTAACGCCGTTCACGGAAATCCTGGTCGAGGATTTCAAGGCCATCCTGGCGCAGGCGGGCAGTCTGGCACTGAAGGAAATCACGCTGGCCGGGGATGCGGAGATCGATCCGCACAAGGTGGCGCAGGAGAACCAGCTCGATTTTTATGTCAACGGATCGTACCGCATGGAGCGCGGCGGATTGCAGATCATCGCCAAGCTGATCGACGTCAAAACCAACACCTACCTCGGGTCGGGAAGCGTGCTGATGGACCGGGGGGCGATCAGCCCGGAAGATTTGAAAGTGCTGGAGACCTCGCCGCAGTCCGGCTCCACCGGCATCAAGGACGCGGATGAGGAATACCGGCAGGAGCTCGACAAACTGGTGTACGCGCAACCGAAAAACGCCGAGTTCGGGGTGCGGGTCTGGACCAACAAAAAGGAATTCGAGATCGGCGACAACATCGTTTTCTACGTGAAGGCGGAACGCGACAGCTACCTGACGTTGTTCGACATCGGTTCCGGCGGCGATGCGACGGTGATCTTCCCCAACGCGTTTCACAAGAACAATTTCATCCGCGCCGGGCAGACCTATCAGATTCCCGCCCCGGAATACGGCTTCAAGTTCAACATCGAAGGCCCCGCCGGGCTGGAGCGGGTGAAGGCCATCGCCACCCTCAAACCGGGCCTTCCGGTCAACCTCGACCTGGCGCAGGGATTCCACACCTTCAAACGGGGCACGCGGCAGGGCACGCGCGACATCTCCATCATCGCCGACACCTTCACCAACGAAGCGGACCGCAGCTGGGCGGAGTCGCACACGGAAGTGTTCATCTTCAACCGCAACGACTCCTACACCCGCGGCATCCGCAAGATTCCCATTAAAGAGGACCCCGAAAAACCGATCGACATGATCGGTACCTTCGGCCGCGAACCTAGCCGCTGA
- a CDS encoding S1C family serine protease — translation MRTWIALTLAIALLAGPASAREFDPKWVYQSVSPRVVLITGFEPGQKFQGMGTGSIIREDGLVLTNAHVVVNASAGRPYSELRVFLKPQQLTGNLKKDTQHRFKARLLIHNRDLDLALLKIESPSGSYAPVGFLNANQIGIGDRVLAIGHPESGGLWTLTTGTISSHMEDFQNIPGKNVFQTETSLNRGNSGGPLLDANGLMVGINSNIARQSKDGLAITDINFSIKSNVAVTWLNENGYHFGFTAPQVAKVEETYEPTGIVPTPKAPKGMAEPESNTITNPVKEPVRPKPSVEMKPKPKPKPQIEETGPEPVPKKEAEILTEKRPYKMDDLFAATEEEMEEMMDDIKKKLKDRNKGRFNFDDF, via the coding sequence ATGAGAACCTGGATCGCACTGACACTGGCAATCGCACTGCTGGCGGGGCCCGCCTCCGCCAGGGAGTTCGATCCCAAATGGGTGTACCAGAGCGTCTCGCCCCGGGTCGTACTCATCACCGGCTTTGAACCGGGCCAGAAGTTCCAGGGCATGGGCACGGGGAGTATCATCCGCGAGGACGGGCTGGTGCTCACCAACGCCCATGTGGTGGTCAACGCCTCCGCCGGGCGGCCGTATTCTGAACTGCGGGTGTTTCTGAAACCCCAGCAGCTGACCGGCAACCTGAAAAAGGACACGCAACACCGGTTCAAGGCGCGGCTGTTGATCCACAATCGGGATCTGGACCTGGCGTTGTTGAAGATCGAATCCCCGTCCGGTTCGTATGCCCCGGTGGGGTTCCTCAACGCCAACCAGATCGGCATCGGTGACCGCGTGCTGGCCATCGGCCATCCGGAGTCCGGGGGATTGTGGACGCTGACCACGGGCACCATCAGTTCGCACATGGAAGATTTCCAGAACATCCCCGGCAAGAATGTGTTTCAGACCGAGACCAGTCTCAACCGGGGTAACTCCGGCGGGCCGCTTCTCGATGCCAACGGGCTGATGGTGGGCATCAACTCCAACATCGCGCGTCAAAGCAAGGACGGCCTGGCCATCACGGACATCAACTTTTCCATCAAGTCCAACGTGGCAGTGACCTGGTTGAACGAGAACGGTTATCATTTCGGCTTCACCGCGCCGCAGGTGGCCAAGGTGGAGGAAACGTACGAGCCCACGGGCATCGTGCCCACACCCAAAGCACCGAAGGGCATGGCGGAACCGGAATCGAACACCATCACCAACCCGGTGAAGGAACCGGTGCGGCCGAAGCCTTCGGTCGAGATGAAACCGAAACCGAAGCCGAAACCGCAGATAGAGGAAACCGGACCAGAGCCCGTGCCCAAAAAGGAAGCGGAAATCCTGACCGAGAAACGCCCATATAAAATGGACGACCTGTTTGCGGCGACGGAGGAGGAAATGGAAGAGATGATGGACGACATCAAAAAGAAATTGAAGGACCGCAATAAGGGCCGGTTCAATTTCGATGATTTTTAA
- a CDS encoding LPP20 family lipoprotein has translation MKTISRWNLVLMVVLAAFLSACSSTPEKPTGSFVPIQELGAPDWVLKGQGAFDDRAFYGVGSAVGIRNTSLLRTASENRARAALADVFETYVKKLYKDYQESATTGDMSATSETQYVEQALKNITNMSLRGSTIVDHWQNPNNGEMFSLAKIDLEHFEKNLSQYNDLSKQIRDQIKEQAEKSFDELDAEIDKMEGR, from the coding sequence ATGAAAACGATTTCACGATGGAACCTTGTTTTGATGGTGGTGCTGGCGGCATTTTTGAGTGCGTGCAGTAGCACTCCGGAAAAACCGACCGGTAGTTTCGTGCCGATTCAGGAGCTGGGCGCACCGGACTGGGTGCTGAAGGGTCAGGGCGCGTTTGATGACCGCGCGTTCTATGGCGTCGGTTCCGCCGTGGGCATCCGCAACACCTCCCTGTTGCGCACCGCCTCGGAAAACCGGGCCCGCGCCGCTCTGGCGGACGTGTTCGAAACCTACGTCAAGAAGCTCTATAAGGATTACCAGGAATCCGCCACCACCGGCGACATGAGCGCCACCTCCGAGACCCAGTATGTTGAGCAGGCGCTCAAGAACATCACCAACATGTCTCTGCGCGGTTCGACCATCGTCGATCACTGGCAGAACCCGAACAACGGGGAGATGTTCTCGCTGGCCAAGATCGATCTGGAGCATTTCGAGAAGAACCTGTCGCAGTACAACGACCTGTCCAAGCAGATTCGCGACCAGATCAAGGAGCAGGCGGAGAAATCCTTCGACGAGTTGGATGCTGAAATCGACAAAATGGAAGGACGTTGA
- a CDS encoding caspase family protein — MNAQRNPRIPAPPAFLRAVLLLLTLAVLAAGCGAGRTMSVCPDCTYTGGTLDGQMHGQGSALYHNGDKYEGAFVQGQRHGQGTYVWANGDKYVGEWVDNSREGQGTMTFHTGDRYEGAWNNDVMHGQGTFTWANGDQYVGAYVNGKRHGEGTLTYADGRVEKGTWKFNKLPSEEETQPPVITQENHRDTQPPTIRITSHEMFRGIAIVPVVPYILVTGVAEDPSGVSQVTVNGETAKVDASGNFSIKIPLVEGRNEVMVLARDAFQNQAQKMFWLEAKKETRSLPDEIEAEIAPQVKTGKYHALIIGINNYRHLPPLETAVNDAKEVDRILKHEYGFSTTLLLNADRADIMNGFNEVREQLTSDDNLLIYYAGHGEFDKAVNKAYWLPVDAQPDNDTNWIIVDNITTNIRRMSTRHVLVVADSCYSGTLTRAAITKLTTADEKQRFLKKMMERSSRTLMASGGNEPVADGGGGGHSIFASVFLRALKSTEESTFTAEQLFHSYIKEAVAGQAQQVPEYNIIKNSGHAGGDFVFIRKP; from the coding sequence ATGAACGCGCAACGCAACCCACGCATTCCCGCTCCGCCGGCTTTCCTGCGGGCGGTTCTTCTTCTGCTCACCCTCGCCGTTCTGGCGGCAGGATGCGGTGCCGGACGCACGATGTCCGTCTGCCCGGACTGCACCTACACCGGCGGCACGCTGGACGGCCAGATGCACGGCCAGGGCTCGGCGCTCTACCACAACGGCGACAAGTACGAAGGCGCGTTCGTCCAGGGTCAGCGCCATGGACAGGGCACCTACGTCTGGGCCAATGGCGATAAGTACGTCGGCGAATGGGTGGACAACTCGCGCGAAGGCCAGGGCACGATGACCTTCCACACCGGCGACCGCTATGAAGGGGCATGGAACAACGATGTCATGCACGGCCAGGGCACCTTCACCTGGGCCAACGGCGACCAGTACGTCGGCGCCTACGTCAACGGCAAACGCCACGGCGAAGGCACACTGACCTACGCCGACGGCCGCGTCGAAAAAGGCACATGGAAGTTCAACAAACTGCCCTCCGAAGAAGAAACCCAGCCGCCGGTCATCACGCAAGAAAACCACCGCGACACGCAACCGCCCACCATCCGCATCACCTCGCACGAGATGTTCCGCGGCATCGCCATCGTTCCGGTGGTGCCCTACATCCTCGTCACCGGCGTGGCGGAGGACCCGAGCGGCGTATCCCAGGTAACGGTGAACGGCGAGACGGCGAAGGTGGACGCGTCTGGAAACTTTTCCATCAAGATCCCGCTGGTCGAAGGGCGCAACGAGGTGATGGTCCTCGCCCGCGATGCTTTCCAGAACCAGGCACAGAAGATGTTCTGGCTGGAAGCCAAGAAAGAGACACGCAGTCTGCCGGATGAAATCGAGGCCGAAATCGCGCCGCAGGTCAAGACCGGCAAGTACCACGCGCTCATCATCGGCATCAACAACTACCGCCACCTGCCGCCTCTGGAGACGGCGGTGAACGACGCCAAGGAAGTGGACCGCATCCTGAAGCACGAGTATGGATTTTCCACCACGCTCCTGCTCAACGCCGACCGCGCCGACATCATGAACGGCTTCAACGAAGTGCGCGAGCAGTTGACCTCGGACGACAACCTGCTCATCTACTACGCCGGGCACGGCGAGTTCGACAAGGCGGTCAACAAGGCGTACTGGTTGCCCGTCGATGCGCAACCGGACAACGACACCAACTGGATCATCGTCGACAACATCACCACCAACATCCGGCGCATGTCCACGCGCCACGTGCTGGTGGTGGCCGACAGTTGTTATTCCGGCACGCTCACCCGGGCGGCCATCACCAAGCTGACCACGGCGGATGAAAAACAGCGCTTCCTCAAGAAAATGATGGAACGCTCCTCGCGCACGCTGATGGCCTCCGGCGGCAACGAGCCGGTGGCGGACGGCGGCGGCGGCGGACACAGCATCTTCGCCAGCGTCTTCCTGCGCGCGCTCAAGAGCACGGAGGAGAGCACCTTCACCGCCGAGCAATTGTTCCACTCCTACATCAAGGAAGCCGTGGCGGGCCAGGCCCAGCAGGTGCCGGAATACAACATCATCAAAAACTCCGGCCATGCCGGAGGGGATTTTGTGTTCATCCGCAAACCGTGA
- a CDS encoding MORN repeat-containing protein, giving the protein MSSSPYNGPWKTRTLPYALAVLTAGLWLAAPTPASAKCLNGECSNGFGTFEFDNKDRYTGENRNNKMHGYGNYDYVVGDKYAGEYSNDKRNGYGIYYYSNGDLYIGNWDEGKKHGTGMFIWKQGDRYSGNWVMDKREGQGAYLYASGDKYVGGWKQDKRHGQGTYFWANGDKEIGTWENGERKNVDMVKAGEQPGTFTPPPPVPTPQPETQENVKAGCLSGDCANGFGTFVYNNGDKYVGNNKGNLPDGQGKYFYANGDVYEGQWVQNKKQGKGTFLWSNGEKYVGDYLQDQREGFGSYYYANGNKYIGEWKGGEKHGQGTFTWVEGDKYIGEWINDKRNGQGTYLYANGDKYIGGWKEDKKHGQGTYIHTDGTQETGNWSNGELAERF; this is encoded by the coding sequence ATGTCTTCCTCTCCATACAACGGACCTTGGAAAACCCGCACTCTGCCATATGCTCTGGCGGTGCTGACCGCCGGGTTGTGGCTCGCCGCGCCCACTCCCGCTTCGGCCAAATGCCTGAACGGCGAGTGCAGTAACGGTTTCGGAACGTTTGAGTTCGACAACAAGGACCGCTACACGGGTGAAAACCGCAACAACAAAATGCACGGCTACGGCAACTACGACTACGTCGTCGGCGACAAGTATGCCGGGGAATACAGCAACGACAAGCGCAACGGCTACGGCATTTACTACTACTCCAACGGAGACCTGTACATCGGCAACTGGGACGAGGGCAAAAAGCACGGCACGGGCATGTTCATCTGGAAACAGGGTGATCGCTACAGCGGCAACTGGGTGATGGACAAGCGCGAGGGTCAGGGCGCCTACCTCTACGCCAGCGGCGACAAGTACGTCGGCGGATGGAAGCAGGACAAACGCCACGGTCAGGGCACCTATTTCTGGGCCAATGGAGACAAGGAAATCGGCACCTGGGAAAACGGCGAGCGTAAAAACGTCGACATGGTGAAAGCCGGGGAACAGCCGGGCACCTTCACCCCGCCGCCGCCCGTCCCCACGCCGCAACCGGAAACCCAGGAGAACGTCAAGGCCGGGTGCCTGTCAGGCGACTGCGCCAACGGCTTCGGCACCTTCGTGTACAACAACGGCGACAAGTACGTCGGCAACAATAAAGGAAACCTTCCCGACGGTCAGGGCAAGTATTTTTACGCCAACGGCGATGTGTATGAAGGCCAGTGGGTGCAGAACAAAAAACAGGGCAAAGGCACCTTCCTCTGGTCCAACGGCGAAAAATACGTCGGCGACTACCTGCAGGATCAACGCGAGGGCTTCGGTAGTTACTACTACGCCAACGGCAACAAGTACATCGGTGAATGGAAAGGCGGCGAGAAACACGGCCAGGGCACCTTCACCTGGGTGGAAGGCGACAAGTACATCGGCGAATGGATCAACGACAAACGCAACGGCCAGGGTACCTACCTCTATGCCAACGGCGACAAATACATCGGCGGCTGGAAAGAGGACAAAAAACACGGGCAGGGCACCTACATCCACACCGACGGCACCCAGGAAACCGGAAACTGGAGCAATGGCGAACTGGCCGAACGCTTCTGA
- a CDS encoding caspase family protein, which yields MKTPLLFGIALLILLLSPTNSLADEPVRTFTGAKSVAFSPDGRYVLSGHLNNTLELWEVKTGREIRTFGDAGWVNSVAFSPDGRYALSGSWDGTLKLWEVKTGKKVRTFRGHKDLVMSVAFSPDGRYALSASFDKTLKLWEVATGKEIRTLTGHAREVSSVAFSPDGRYALSGSVDETLKLWEMETGREVRTFKGHSKFFVTSVAFSPDGRYVLSGSNDNTLNLWEVATGKETRTFRGHHKELVLSVAFSPDGRYALSGSFDKTLKLWEVKTGKEIRTFTGHEGWIESVAFSPDGRHALSSSFDFDALTTTLKLWEVETGREIRTFGDTGWVNSVTFSPDGRYVLSGSDDKIFKLWDLSPYIKSKDTSPPIVTIISHDMESGVAVVPKVPSVLIAGKVEDESGIGELTVNGTKAYMDASGNFSAEVALENEDTKVQIVARDQHGNTAWKNFWLKGVEVELPTELAMVPKPSNTEELEVKGAFYAIVIGINNYQNLPKLRTAVNDAQAVDQILHENYGFSTHLLIDPDRDQMLEAFDQIRRKLSEDDHLLIYYAGHGVFDKGVNKAFWLPADADADSDIRWLIVDRITSTIKRMPAKHVLIVADSCYSGTLTRNISVQTNTIHAFNRYLGKMFERASRTLIASGGNEPVSDGGGSGHSVFAQAFLEALKNPGMKAFTAEQLFRDHLKERVAGVSQQIPEYKVIQDSGHAGGDFVFIRKP from the coding sequence ATGAAAACCCCGCTCCTGTTTGGAATCGCCCTGCTGATCCTCCTGCTCTCTCCCACCAACTCCCTTGCCGATGAACCGGTTCGCACTTTCACTGGAGCAAAGTCCGTCGCCTTTTCCCCGGATGGGCGTTACGTCCTGTCGGGACACCTGAATAACACCTTGGAACTGTGGGAGGTGAAAACGGGACGGGAAATCCGCACCTTCGGGGATGCAGGTTGGGTTAACTCCGTCGCTTTCTCCCCGGATGGGCGTTACGCCCTGTCAGGCAGTTGGGACGGAACACTCAAGCTGTGGGAGGTGAAAACGGGGAAAAAAGTCCGCACCTTCCGAGGACACAAAGATCTTGTTATGTCGGTCGCCTTTTCGCCGGACGGGCGTTACGCCCTGTCGGCGAGTTTTGACAAAACTCTCAAGCTGTGGGAGGTGGCCACCGGAAAAGAAATCCGAACCTTGACCGGGCATGCAAGGGAAGTTTCTTCCGTCGCGTTTTCCCCGGATGGGCGCTACGCTCTTTCAGGAAGTGTGGATGAAACTCTCAAGCTGTGGGAGATGGAAACAGGACGAGAAGTCCGTACCTTCAAAGGTCATTCGAAGTTTTTTGTTACTTCCGTCGCGTTTTCCCCGGACGGGCGTTACGTCCTGTCAGGAAGTAACGACAACACACTCAATCTGTGGGAGGTGGCGACGGGAAAAGAAACCCGAACCTTCAGAGGCCACCACAAAGAACTTGTTCTTTCCGTCGCATTTTCCCCGGACGGACGTTACGCTCTGTCGGGGAGTTTTGACAAAACGCTCAAGTTGTGGGAGGTGAAAACGGGAAAAGAAATCCGAACCTTTACCGGGCATGAGGGGTGGATTGAGTCCGTCGCCTTTTCGCCGGACGGACGGCACGCGCTGTCGAGCAGTTTCGACTTCGACGCCCTGACCACCACCCTGAAACTGTGGGAGGTGGAAACGGGACGGGAAATCCGTACCTTCGGGGATACAGGATGGGTTAACTCCGTCACCTTTTCCCCGGACGGGCGTTACGTTTTATCAGGTAGTGATGACAAAATCTTCAAACTGTGGGATTTGAGTCCGTACATTAAATCCAAAGACACCTCCCCTCCCATAGTCACCATTATCTCGCACGACATGGAAAGCGGAGTGGCGGTGGTTCCGAAGGTGCCTTCGGTTTTGATTGCAGGCAAAGTCGAGGATGAAAGCGGCATCGGGGAGTTGACGGTCAACGGTACAAAAGCTTACATGGATGCGTCGGGCAATTTCTCGGCGGAGGTGGCGCTGGAAAACGAGGACACGAAGGTGCAGATTGTCGCGCGCGACCAGCACGGCAACACCGCCTGGAAAAACTTCTGGCTGAAAGGCGTGGAGGTGGAGCTTCCAACGGAACTGGCAATGGTGCCTAAGCCTTCCAATACGGAAGAACTGGAAGTGAAGGGAGCATTCTACGCCATCGTCATCGGGATCAACAATTATCAAAATCTTCCAAAGCTACGAACCGCTGTCAACGACGCCCAGGCGGTGGATCAAATTCTTCACGAAAACTACGGGTTTTCAACGCACCTGTTGATCGATCCCGACCGGGACCAAATGCTGGAAGCCTTCGATCAGATTCGCAGAAAATTGAGTGAGGACGACCACCTTCTCATTTATTATGCAGGGCATGGGGTGTTCGACAAGGGCGTGAACAAGGCATTCTGGCTTCCGGCAGACGCCGATGCGGATTCCGATATCCGCTGGCTGATTGTGGACCGCATTACTTCCACCATCAAACGCATGCCCGCCAAGCATGTGCTGATTGTCGCAGACAGTTGTTATTCGGGGACGTTGACGCGGAACATTTCAGTCCAAACCAATACCATTCACGCGTTCAACCGCTACCTGGGCAAAATGTTTGAGAGAGCGTCGCGAACCCTTATTGCCAGCGGCGGCAACGAGCCCGTCTCCGATGGCGGCGGCAGTGGACATTCGGTATTCGCGCAGGCATTTCTGGAAGCATTGAAAAACCCCGGCATGAAGGCGTTCACTGCTGAACAACTTTTCAGGGATCATTTGAAAGAACGGGTGGCGGGCGTTTCCCAGCAAATCCCGGAGTACAAGGTGATCCAGGACTCCGGCCACGCCGGAGGGGATTTTGTCTTCATCCGCAAACCGTAA